From bacterium, a single genomic window includes:
- a CDS encoding glycosyltransferase family 2 protein → MSTRLSIVIPVYNNEGTLEKCLASIYASEGAEGRFEVILVDDGSTDNSVGIARRFPCKIVSFGENRGISVARNAGARAAKWDIIYFVDGDIVQKPDTIRGFLQAFDDDPGLVVAQAVWAKESLNPSFGGDFWALKAHYLIKIRQLGRVEARRDARSLNSGCMCVKRDVFWKFGGFDEKYTTPGGEEHLLAFRMAYSHPLYQYKDIEVFHHFAGAWPKVKIQFNRAMRLGGIFGQQRAFGSVGSTTKDEATRCALACNVIVFAVLGALFKEAFGVALGLFALFLVSEAGFYVFIFKEKNVGFALAGVLYDFVLYVVTGLGVVLGLARFLAGRILNRGDRG, encoded by the coding sequence TTGAGCACTCGACTTTCAATCGTAATTCCGGTCTATAACAACGAGGGGACGCTCGAGAAATGTCTCGCGTCCATTTATGCGTCCGAGGGCGCCGAGGGCAGATTCGAGGTGATCCTGGTCGATGACGGCTCCACGGACAACAGCGTAGGGATCGCCCGGCGTTTCCCGTGCAAGATAGTGAGTTTTGGCGAGAACAGAGGCATAAGTGTGGCCAGAAACGCAGGTGCACGGGCAGCCAAGTGGGACATAATCTACTTCGTTGATGGGGATATCGTCCAAAAACCAGATACTATAAGAGGGTTCCTCCAGGCGTTCGATGACGATCCCGGGCTTGTGGTCGCCCAGGCCGTTTGGGCAAAGGAATCGCTAAATCCGTCATTCGGCGGCGATTTCTGGGCGCTCAAGGCACACTACCTGATCAAGATTCGGCAGCTCGGACGCGTCGAAGCACGCCGGGATGCGCGATCACTAAACTCAGGGTGTATGTGTGTCAAGAGAGACGTGTTCTGGAAGTTCGGCGGGTTTGATGAGAAATACACCACGCCCGGAGGTGAGGAGCACCTTTTGGCGTTTCGGATGGCTTACAGTCATCCCCTATATCAATACAAAGATATTGAGGTGTTCCACCACTTTGCAGGAGCTTGGCCAAAGGTTAAGATACAGTTCAACAGGGCGATGAGATTGGGTGGGATATTCGGCCAGCAGCGAGCGTTCGGGTCGGTCGGCTCTACGACCAAAGATGAGGCCACCAGATGCGCTCTCGCATGTAATGTCATTGTGTTCGCGGTTCTCGGAGCTCTGTTTAAGGAGGCCTTTGGGGTTGCGCTTGGGCTTTTCGCTCTGTTCTTGGTTAGTGAGGCCGGTTTCTACGTCTTTATCTTCAAAGAGAAGAACGTCGGCTTTGCCCTTGCCGGGGTGCTTTATGATTTCGTGCTTTACGTTGTTACCGGACTGGGCGTCGTGCTTGGGCTTGCTAGATTCTTGGCCGGCAGGATTCTCAATCGGGGCGACCGGGGCTAG
- a CDS encoding radical SAM protein produces MGSFLKLARAACGKTPFHLVFFVTAKCNARCKYCFYWKQIVAKDKPQELSLREIEKVTANLPNLGYLTLTGGETSLREDVAEIAEAFYERSGIRIASYHTNGFLKDKIIADVSAILDRCPELAVDVCVSVDGVGEKHDRLKGVPGAFDKAISTIEALKRLHARNGRLGIFTVSVFCASNTSEDILEVHRYLADMGVRNGISLIRNASKDRGEFDVDMNEYLRLFEELERIRPKGENAADYPLFSFRDAIESFKGQLIAETASRRRQIVPCVAGLRSIVLGEDGTLYPCELLHTQYGNVRDCGYDPMALVNSLRGHAMRRGIVNRDCYCTWEILIALSALYWPWVYPRVVGHRLRQVFKSGNGRQ; encoded by the coding sequence GTGGGCAGTTTTCTTAAGCTCGCAAGGGCCGCTTGCGGCAAAACGCCCTTCCATCTGGTCTTTTTCGTAACGGCGAAGTGCAACGCCAGGTGCAAATACTGCTTCTACTGGAAACAGATTGTAGCAAAGGACAAGCCGCAAGAGCTAAGCCTTCGAGAGATTGAAAAGGTAACGGCGAATCTGCCGAATCTTGGCTACCTGACGCTCACCGGCGGTGAGACGTCGCTAAGAGAAGATGTGGCTGAAATAGCAGAGGCGTTCTACGAGAGAAGCGGGATACGAATCGCTTCGTATCACACCAACGGCTTTCTGAAGGATAAGATTATCGCTGACGTCTCCGCGATTCTGGACCGCTGCCCCGAACTCGCGGTTGACGTATGCGTCTCGGTTGACGGGGTTGGCGAGAAGCACGACCGACTCAAGGGCGTGCCCGGCGCATTTGACAAGGCCATCTCAACGATCGAGGCGCTCAAAAGGCTGCACGCTCGGAATGGGCGGCTTGGGATATTCACGGTCTCGGTCTTCTGCGCCTCGAACACAAGTGAGGACATTTTGGAGGTTCATCGCTATTTGGCGGATATGGGTGTTCGGAATGGCATCTCGCTGATCCGCAACGCCTCGAAGGATCGGGGGGAGTTTGATGTTGATATGAACGAATACCTAAGACTGTTCGAGGAGTTGGAACGTATCAGGCCGAAAGGGGAGAACGCGGCGGACTACCCGCTTTTTTCGTTCAGAGATGCGATAGAATCGTTCAAGGGGCAGTTGATAGCGGAGACGGCGAGCCGGAGGCGGCAGATCGTGCCGTGCGTTGCTGGCTTAAGGTCGATCGTGCTCGGTGAGGATGGGACGCTGTATCCGTGTGAGCTTCTGCACACGCAATACGGGAACGTGCGAGATTGCGGTTATGACCCGATGGCGCTAGTCAATTCCCTGAGGGGACATGCAATGCGTCGGGGGATTGTGAACAGAGATTGCTACTGCACGTGGGAGATTCTGATTGCGCTATCTGCGCTTTACTGGCCCTGGGTCTATCCCAGGGTTGTTGGGCACAGGCTTCGACAGGTCTTCAAAAGCGGCAATGGACGGCAATGA